In Thermoanaerobacterium xylanolyticum LX-11, the genomic window AGCATCATTATTACAACAATGTTACACAAATATTAAAATATAGTTACGGTTTGACTAATACTTAAGTTTTACGGTTACAGTAGTGCCTACTCCAATTTCGCTTTCTATATTTATCTCTCCTCCATGAGCGGTGACGATCTCTTTTGCAATGGCAAGGCCAAGGCCAGTTCCTCCAAGCTCTCTTGACCTTCCCTTGTCAACTCTGTAAAACCTCTCAAATATCCTCGGAAGATCCTTTTTGGGTATGCCAATCCCATTGTCATTAACGACTATATATGCGTAATCGTCAAGGTATTTTGTAAAAACTCTCACATATCCACCCGGATTCGTATACTTTATAGAATTTGAAACTATGTTTAAAATCACTTGTTCCATCTTGTCTTTATCTATATTTACATTTCTTTTTTCTTCTCCTGCACAGAATAACAGCTTTTGATTTTTCTTCTGTGCCTCTATCTTTATTTTGTACAAAACTTCTTCCACAAATTCATTGAGATTTGCCTCAGTTAAATTTAACTTTCCATTTGAATCCATCCTTGATAAAAGAAGAAGATCTTTCACCAGCCTCGTCATTCTATCAACTTCTTTATCTATTATGTACAAAAACCTGTTCCTCATTTCATCGTCAACACCGTCATTAAGAAGGGTCTCTGTGTAGCTTTTTATGGTTGTAAGAGGAGTTCTCAATTCATGTGAAACATTTGCCACAAACTCTTTTCTCATGTTATCAAGGTTTTGCTGCTCTGTTATGTCGTGCAGCACAAATACATTGCCATCTATGTTTTTGTCTACTTTTATAGGGCTTACAAACGACTTTAAAATCTTGCCATTACAGAAAATAAGGCTTTCAGTGTTTTTTAGCTGTCCTTGGGCTATCTTCTCTATAGGTTCATCCATAGCTAACTTTTCGCCTATCATTTTTTCTGCAGCATCATTAAAAAGTATGATCCTATTTAAGTCATTTGTCGCAATTACTCCATCTGACATATAGCTTATTATGGCTTCTACTTTGCTTTTCTCATTTTCCATCTCATTTAGAGTAGTCTTAAGCCTTTTAGACATGAAGTTAAACATGCTGCCAAGTTTGCCTATCTCATCATCAGATCTTATGTTTATGTGAACGTCGAAATTTCCTTCCGCCATCTCTTTAGCGTACTTCGTCACTTCTTTTATGGGATCTGTGATGGTCTTTGCTAATATATATCCTAAAATGACGGTTATTATCACCGCTATAAATGTTGCACTTAATAAGATGAAATTCACATCAGACAGTGTATCGTATACGCTTTTTAAAGAACCGCTAACATATACAACTCCTGATATTTTCCCATCGCTGTCAACTACAGGCATGGCAATGCTTCTCAATTTGCCGTTTGAATTGTTGTCATTTGTAGTCTCCATCCCCTGTTTGCCAGACAATGCT contains:
- a CDS encoding ATP-binding protein, yielding MNYKSIQWKIILIYGLLILVAMEIIWVYLFKSLENYHMTNFENYIEAQATGIAFTLKDNMNSKTSLDNIINMYLGPNAYIKYLYILDKYGNILASSTGEKGKMLTPAVIKALSGKQGMETTNDNNSNGKLRSIAMPVVDSDGKISGVVYVSGSLKSVYDTLSDVNFILLSATFIAVIITVILGYILAKTITDPIKEVTKYAKEMAEGNFDVHINIRSDDEIGKLGSMFNFMSKRLKTTLNEMENEKSKVEAIISYMSDGVIATNDLNRIILFNDAAEKMIGEKLAMDEPIEKIAQGQLKNTESLIFCNGKILKSFVSPIKVDKNIDGNVFVLHDITEQQNLDNMRKEFVANVSHELRTPLTTIKSYTETLLNDGVDDEMRNRFLYIIDKEVDRMTRLVKDLLLLSRMDSNGKLNLTEANLNEFVEEVLYKIKIEAQKKNQKLLFCAGEEKRNVNIDKDKMEQVILNIVSNSIKYTNPGGYVRVFTKYLDDYAYIVVNDNGIGIPKKDLPRIFERFYRVDKGRSRELGGTGLGLAIAKEIVTAHGGEINIESEIGVGTTVTVKLKY